The Chryseobacterium nakagawai genome has a segment encoding these proteins:
- the arr gene encoding NAD(+)--rifampin ADP-ribosyltransferase, with amino-acid sequence MAISVKDKIFDQGPFYHGTKANLKIGDTLTAGGHSNYKSEFIMNHIYFTASKNGAGLAAALAKGNGVERVYIIEPTGGFENDPNLTNKKFPGNLTRSYRSEAPLKIIGEATDWSKPNPEELQRFRGKLENNKGKIIN; translated from the coding sequence TTGGCGATATCTGTAAAAGATAAAATTTTTGACCAAGGTCCTTTTTATCATGGGACTAAAGCAAATCTGAAAATAGGGGATACGCTAACAGCAGGTGGCCATTCTAATTATAAGTCTGAATTCATAATGAATCATATTTACTTTACGGCATCAAAAAATGGAGCTGGTCTCGCTGCTGCACTAGCAAAAGGAAATGGAGTTGAAAGGGTATATATAATAGAACCCACTGGGGGTTTTGAAAATGATCCGAACCTGACCAATAAAAAATTTCCAGGTAATCTGACTCGTTCTTATCGTTCAGAAGCTCCATTGAAAATTATTGGAGAAGCAACAGATTGGAGTAAGCCAAATCCTGAAGAGCTTCAGCGATTTCGGGGGAAGTTGGAAAACAATAAGGGGAAAATAATCAATTAA
- a CDS encoding MsnO8 family LLM class oxidoreductase — MELKLSILDQTPIIKGGNATLALKNSLALAEMADTLGYNSILYSEHHGVEAYGSSSPEILAATALANTKNIKVGTGGIMLRNYSAFKIAEWAKMLATFYPDRFILGLGKAPGGLKDAILALNGHKLPVLNNINDKLEEIITYLKEQNYKDTELFAQPTHVITLPEITWLGSGESSAKEAAQYGISYSMADFIADGSNTEIQKTYQKEFNDKGYGSQPSFQVAVSVSVAKNIEQALRNAFGMVYQFVESRKILAPAMLKPSEEVETLIAKSEDKDLFNTLLNKVIVGTPDTIHSKLKEKALQYGTNDLVILSNMFREEDRIFTYKSLI; from the coding sequence ATGGAACTGAAATTAAGCATCCTCGATCAGACTCCGATTATTAAAGGTGGTAATGCTACTCTTGCACTCAAAAACAGTCTGGCTTTAGCAGAGATGGCTGATACACTAGGCTATAACAGTATTCTATATTCGGAGCACCATGGCGTGGAAGCCTATGGAAGTTCCAGTCCGGAAATCCTGGCAGCAACCGCTCTTGCCAACACAAAAAACATCAAAGTGGGTACCGGCGGAATCATGCTTCGTAATTATTCTGCATTTAAAATTGCTGAATGGGCAAAAATGCTCGCTACATTTTATCCTGATCGTTTTATACTGGGCCTGGGAAAAGCTCCCGGAGGGCTGAAAGATGCGATTTTGGCTTTAAATGGCCACAAGCTCCCTGTCCTTAATAATATCAATGATAAACTGGAAGAAATTATCACCTATCTAAAAGAGCAAAACTATAAGGATACAGAATTGTTTGCTCAACCTACCCATGTTATAACTTTGCCCGAAATCACCTGGTTAGGTTCTGGAGAAAGCTCTGCAAAAGAAGCAGCTCAATATGGTATATCCTACTCTATGGCTGATTTCATAGCAGACGGATCAAATACAGAAATCCAGAAAACCTATCAGAAGGAATTTAATGATAAAGGATATGGAAGCCAGCCATCCTTTCAGGTAGCTGTTTCTGTTTCCGTTGCCAAAAATATAGAACAGGCACTCCGAAATGCATTTGGAATGGTCTATCAGTTCGTAGAATCCAGGAAAATTCTGGCTCCAGCAATGTTGAAACCCTCCGAAGAAGTAGAAACTCTTATTGCTAAAAGTGAAGATAAAGATTTGTTTAACACTTTACTGAATAAAGTTATAGTTGGCACCCCAGATACCATCCATTCAAAACTAAAAGAAAAAGCATTACAATACGGAACCAACGACCTCGTCATATTATCTAATATGTTCAGGGAAGAAGACAGGATTTTCACGTATAAAAGTCTTATTTAG
- a CDS encoding P-loop NTPase family protein — translation MLEILNNRTEHTHENEQFRRVIDIIEIAFNKLGYNGVLIGNPFNESYSRFRADAILYYNNGLILIDFKDYKGIIKLPPNENEFHSAKWHNENLKDRSRLEIKAGANFINPFRQLVSYRNAFRELVEKNKYLGGINPARVCIANIFSGPIEIHNEVPRNLPYYKLIQESELGNFIYDFASENTYKEDIAKILRSVFPAEKWIKNLRITIPEPIIEKQITEIDNDVQKNIVDFLKEENGGILVLESMNTEDRDSWLRFATNEAVNHNIPQVEKWSHSARISKKIQKRSNIETEGIYSIIYGGSDIEGQNENPDTEEQEEELLEVIPLKSSKDIDEKALIIITEAHLVSRSLSQSELLRFGSGRLLEDIVKFINPQSDRKIVFIGDPYSLTFGKDEDTALNLETLSELYDKEKIKHYRKPIENEATDGKEKLRIDLANSIEKFLFNDLSYSFDQTTLIDLKDDSQRIQNLYSWFAKPFLNEPDKAVLFYSKKDCLKTNKWIKKQCLKSGETLAINDLLIVNNNVSIPDDSGFQIPRRIINGMFFTVLDIKETQQEHIKIRQSQNPIVLSFSKINVKCLSLAGSPDTDIWILDNYFNSEDELTKEEQIAFRVFVNAKINNEKRKQKFEDSQDYKQLLQDKQYNDLSNEEKDAIKILVKNYNLLKEKKEKIETSRNARNLLSSYYKRYSKKLFFQIKDSDPFVNAVFVKYGWAITVHKAIGSNYNEVIIKGHRKENDGITNDSYFRWLYSGVTAGKTVNIISPQIINPFMNCVFEDNSTNGVTIKSKQFLIFEDYKVEARFVEKIQSIDNKNVVGAICELSKLLEQNGYLLESSKKFTEYLTKVHYSIPQNENQQLILNIDNKGSKDNFAVGNIRIEKLNGADETIVKKCIENCLSQKQNVSSITDDKPESPTDFREEIYSDWIQNCENKNITLKIIQSHNNQDIFRATCENDNLIFKVWYGTSEQSKSKGFFSKIEVLKKSSETILEKVKGIIYGF, via the coding sequence ATGCTTGAAATATTAAATAATAGAACAGAACACACTCACGAAAACGAACAGTTCCGTAGAGTTATTGACATAATCGAAATAGCTTTTAATAAATTGGGATATAATGGTGTACTAATTGGTAATCCATTTAACGAATCTTATTCTCGTTTTCGTGCCGATGCTATATTATACTATAACAATGGTCTAATACTTATTGATTTTAAAGATTACAAAGGAATAATCAAATTGCCACCAAATGAAAATGAATTTCATTCAGCAAAGTGGCATAACGAAAATCTAAAAGACAGAAGTAGATTGGAAATAAAAGCAGGTGCAAATTTTATCAATCCATTTAGACAATTAGTTTCCTATCGTAATGCTTTTAGAGAGCTGGTAGAGAAAAACAAATATTTGGGTGGAATAAATCCGGCAAGAGTTTGTATTGCAAATATTTTTTCAGGACCAATTGAAATTCATAATGAGGTTCCAAGAAACTTACCCTATTACAAACTTATTCAAGAATCAGAATTAGGTAATTTCATTTATGATTTTGCAAGTGAGAATACATATAAGGAAGACATTGCTAAAATTTTGAGAAGCGTTTTTCCTGCCGAAAAATGGATTAAAAATCTAAGAATTACTATTCCAGAGCCAATCATTGAAAAACAGATAACTGAAATTGACAATGACGTTCAGAAAAACATAGTTGATTTTCTCAAGGAAGAAAATGGTGGCATTCTTGTTTTAGAATCTATGAATACCGAAGATAGAGATTCTTGGTTACGATTTGCAACAAACGAAGCAGTAAATCACAATATTCCACAAGTTGAAAAGTGGTCGCATTCTGCACGAATTAGCAAGAAAATTCAAAAGCGAAGCAACATAGAAACAGAAGGAATTTACAGCATCATTTATGGCGGTTCAGACATTGAAGGACAAAATGAAAATCCAGATACCGAAGAACAAGAAGAAGAATTGTTGGAAGTAATTCCTCTGAAATCAAGTAAAGATATTGATGAAAAAGCATTGATTATTATTACTGAAGCTCACTTAGTAAGCCGTAGTTTAAGTCAATCTGAATTATTGCGTTTTGGTTCAGGAAGATTATTAGAAGATATTGTCAAATTTATCAATCCTCAAAGCGACCGCAAAATTGTGTTTATTGGCGACCCGTATTCTTTGACATTTGGTAAAGATGAAGATACTGCATTGAATTTAGAAACTTTGTCTGAATTATATGATAAAGAAAAAATAAAACATTATCGCAAACCGATAGAGAATGAAGCTACAGACGGAAAAGAAAAACTGAGAATTGATTTAGCAAACAGTATTGAAAAATTTCTTTTTAATGATCTGAGTTATAGTTTTGACCAAACTACTTTAATTGATTTAAAAGACGACAGTCAAAGAATCCAAAATCTATATTCGTGGTTTGCTAAACCATTTTTAAATGAACCTGATAAGGCGGTTTTATTCTATTCAAAAAAAGATTGTTTAAAAACCAACAAGTGGATTAAAAAACAATGCCTAAAAAGTGGAGAAACTTTAGCAATAAATGATTTGCTAATTGTGAACAACAATGTTTCTATTCCTGATGATAGCGGATTCCAAATTCCAAGAAGAATTATAAATGGAATGTTTTTTACGGTACTTGACATTAAAGAAACGCAACAAGAGCATATTAAAATTCGGCAATCCCAAAATCCTATAGTTTTATCTTTTTCAAAAATAAATGTGAAATGTTTGAGTTTGGCGGGCTCTCCCGATACTGACATTTGGATTTTGGACAATTATTTCAACAGCGAAGATGAATTAACAAAAGAAGAACAAATTGCTTTTAGAGTTTTTGTAAATGCAAAAATTAACAATGAAAAACGGAAACAAAAATTTGAAGACAGCCAAGATTATAAACAATTATTACAAGACAAGCAGTATAATGACCTTTCAAACGAAGAAAAAGACGCAATAAAAATACTTGTTAAAAACTACAATCTGTTAAAAGAAAAGAAAGAGAAAATTGAAACAAGCAGAAATGCAAGAAATTTACTTTCAAGTTATTACAAAAGATATTCAAAGAAATTATTTTTTCAGATAAAGGATTCTGACCCATTTGTAAATGCAGTATTTGTAAAATATGGTTGGGCAATTACAGTTCATAAAGCAATAGGTTCTAATTATAACGAAGTTATTATAAAAGGACACCGTAAAGAAAATGACGGAATTACAAATGATAGTTATTTCCGTTGGTTATATAGCGGTGTTACAGCAGGAAAAACCGTTAACATAATTTCGCCTCAAATAATAAATCCTTTTATGAATTGTGTCTTTGAAGACAATTCCACAAATGGAGTTACCATAAAATCAAAACAATTTTTAATTTTTGAAGATTATAAAGTTGAAGCAAGATTTGTAGAAAAAATACAATCAATTGACAACAAAAATGTAGTTGGAGCAATTTGTGAACTTTCCAAGTTGCTTGAACAAAACGGATATTTACTTGAAAGCTCAAAAAAGTTCACTGAATACTTAACAAAAGTCCATTATTCAATTCCTCAAAACGAAAATCAGCAATTGATTCTCAACATTGACAATAAGGGTTCAAAAGACAATTTTGCAGTTGGCAATATTCGTATTGAAAAACTAAATGGTGCAGACGAAACTATTGTAAAAAAGTGTATTGAAAATTGCTTATCTCAAAAACAAAATGTTAGTTCGATAACAGACGATAAACCTGAATCACCGACAGATTTTAGAGAAGAAATTTATTCCGATTGGATTCAAAATTGTGAAAATAAAAACATTACACTAAAAATCATACAAAGCCATAATAACCAAGATATTTTTCGTGCCACTTGCGAAAATGACAATTTGATTTTTAAAGTTTGGTATGGTACAAGTGAACAAAGTAAATCAAAAGGGTTTTTCTCAAAAATTGAAGTTTTGAAAAAATCTTCTGAAACAATTTTAGAAAAAGTAAAAGGTATAATTTATGGATTCTAA
- a CDS encoding MBL fold metallo-hydrolase: protein MKKTAFSLLALLLHLACQAQNFDVIPLGIYGGEQEDNLSAYLVGGTKDNTFLCLDAGTVNTGIRKAIQQKSLTGSEETVLKDQIKGYFISHGHLDHLAGLIINSPADAKKDIFAIPSVVQILQNHYFITDTWINFADQGQKPILGKYHYNELQEGVEIPTQKTSFFLTGYELSHVNPYKSSAALVRNNDHYLLYLGDTGADRIEKSDRMDNLWKNVAPLVQKKQLNTILIEVSFPNSQPENLLFGHLTPNLLVEELEKLKERTGQKDLEGLTIVVTHRKPTGNNPEIIKQELLKNNPLKVKYIFPEQGKRINLP from the coding sequence ATGAAAAAAACAGCATTTTCTTTACTGGCGCTTTTGTTACATCTGGCCTGCCAGGCACAAAATTTTGACGTTATTCCATTAGGTATTTATGGAGGAGAACAGGAAGATAATTTATCTGCTTATTTAGTTGGTGGTACCAAAGACAATACATTCCTTTGCCTTGATGCCGGAACAGTAAATACCGGAATCCGAAAAGCAATTCAACAAAAAAGCCTTACCGGCTCAGAGGAAACAGTTTTGAAAGACCAGATCAAAGGATATTTTATTTCCCATGGACATCTGGATCATCTGGCAGGACTTATTATCAATTCTCCAGCTGATGCCAAAAAAGATATTTTTGCTATACCGTCGGTAGTTCAGATTTTGCAGAATCATTATTTTATTACAGATACCTGGATCAATTTTGCAGATCAGGGACAGAAGCCTATCCTTGGAAAATATCATTACAATGAACTTCAGGAGGGAGTGGAAATTCCAACTCAAAAGACTTCTTTTTTCTTAACAGGATATGAGCTGAGCCATGTAAATCCATATAAAAGCAGTGCTGCATTGGTCAGGAATAATGACCACTATCTTCTTTATCTTGGTGATACCGGAGCCGACAGAATTGAGAAATCTGACCGGATGGATAATCTTTGGAAAAATGTAGCTCCATTGGTTCAAAAAAAGCAATTAAACACTATATTGATTGAAGTTTCTTTCCCAAATAGCCAGCCTGAAAACCTTCTGTTTGGGCACCTTACACCTAACTTGTTGGTAGAAGAACTGGAAAAACTAAAGGAAAGAACTGGGCAGAAGGACCTGGAAGGCCTTACTATTGTGGTTACGCACAGAAAGCCTACGGGTAACAATCCTGAGATCATCAAACAGGAATTATTGAAAAACAACCCTTTAAAGGTAAAATATATTTTCCCTGAACAAGGTAAAAGAATTAACTTACCTTAA
- a CDS encoding site-specific integrase: protein MNKTFNLLFFIKKNKIRTNGTAPIYLRITIDGKAADIAAKRYIDPQKWDVKAHKAVGNSQEAKTLNVYLKTLEQQVYDSHYQMLKEEDFVTSEGLKSKLLGTDVATRMLIPIFQDHNDKVEALVGQDFAPGTLERYKTSLKHTQEFLIWKYKTSDIDITKIDHAFIMDYDFWLRSVRKCANNTAVKYIKNFKKIIRICMSNGWLSKDPFLSYKAKLKVVERPYLTKEEIQAIYEKEFASERLNQVRDIFLFSCYTGLAYVDVKKLSKSHVNIGIDGDRWIFTHRQKTDTSTRVPLLPLAQELILKYEGHPECVNSNVLFPVLSNQKMNSYLKEIVNVCGINKELTFHIARHTFATTVTLSNGVPIESVSKMLGHTNIKTTQHYAKILDKKVSDDMSILKSKLRDK from the coding sequence ATGAACAAAACATTCAACCTGTTATTCTTTATAAAAAAGAATAAAATCAGAACAAACGGAACCGCTCCCATCTACTTAAGAATCACGATTGATGGCAAGGCAGCGGACATTGCCGCTAAAAGGTACATCGACCCACAGAAATGGGATGTTAAAGCACATAAAGCAGTTGGCAACTCTCAGGAGGCGAAAACGCTTAATGTCTATCTTAAAACTTTAGAACAACAAGTTTACGATTCTCACTACCAGATGCTGAAAGAAGAAGACTTTGTAACATCTGAAGGTTTAAAATCTAAACTACTTGGAACTGATGTTGCCACAAGAATGCTCATTCCTATTTTTCAGGATCACAATGATAAAGTTGAAGCACTGGTAGGTCAGGATTTTGCCCCCGGAACATTGGAGCGTTATAAAACATCGTTAAAGCATACGCAGGAATTTCTAATCTGGAAATATAAAACTTCGGATATTGACATTACAAAGATCGATCACGCTTTTATTATGGATTATGACTTCTGGCTTCGCAGTGTGCGTAAATGCGCAAACAATACTGCGGTAAAGTATATCAAGAATTTCAAAAAGATCATTCGGATATGTATGTCGAATGGCTGGCTCTCCAAAGATCCTTTTTTAAGCTACAAAGCAAAGCTTAAGGTAGTTGAACGCCCATATCTTACCAAAGAGGAAATTCAAGCGATCTACGAGAAGGAATTTGCATCAGAAAGATTGAACCAAGTGCGTGATATTTTTCTTTTCAGTTGCTATACTGGTTTGGCGTATGTTGATGTAAAGAAATTGTCGAAATCTCACGTTAATATAGGAATAGATGGCGACCGATGGATTTTCACACATCGTCAAAAAACGGATACCTCAACCAGAGTTCCATTATTACCTTTAGCACAGGAACTGATTTTAAAATATGAAGGCCATCCTGAATGTGTAAATTCGAATGTCTTGTTTCCTGTTCTCAGTAATCAAAAGATGAATTCGTATCTCAAAGAAATTGTGAATGTCTGTGGAATCAATAAAGAGCTAACGTTTCATATCGCAAGACATACGTTCGCCACTACTGTTACATTGTCTAATGGCGTTCCGATTGAAAGTGTAAGTAAAATGCTAGGTCATACCAATATAAAAACCACTCAGCATTATGCGAAGATCTTGGATAAGAAAGTGAGTGATGATATGTCAATTTTAAAGAGTAAACTTCGGGATAAATAA
- a CDS encoding NAD(P)H-dependent oxidoreductase has translation MSLQKTLNWRSATKGYNGKTIEDEKLKQILEAIRLAPSSSGLQPFKVLVIKNKELREKLKPISCNQDQIVQASHILVFAAWDEYTTERVDSFFEFSNQVRNLPHSATDDYRVNLLGMLEKQTRDQHFNNASKQTYIALGFGLLAAADLRVDATPIEGFNNEAVDELLNLSEKGLKSTVLMALGYKDEEKDWWGKLDRVRRSKEELFVEIN, from the coding sequence ATGTCATTACAGAAAACATTAAACTGGAGATCCGCAACCAAAGGTTATAATGGAAAAACCATTGAAGATGAAAAACTGAAGCAGATATTGGAGGCCATTCGTCTTGCCCCTTCAAGTTCAGGCTTACAGCCATTTAAAGTTTTAGTTATCAAAAATAAAGAACTAAGAGAAAAATTAAAGCCTATTTCCTGCAATCAGGATCAAATTGTACAAGCCTCACATATCCTTGTTTTTGCTGCATGGGATGAATATACCACTGAGAGAGTTGATTCATTTTTTGAATTCAGCAACCAGGTAAGAAACCTACCCCATAGCGCTACTGATGATTACCGTGTTAATTTACTGGGAATGCTGGAAAAACAAACCAGAGATCAGCATTTTAACAATGCATCTAAACAAACCTATATTGCTTTAGGTTTCGGACTTTTGGCAGCTGCAGACCTTAGAGTAGATGCAACTCCAATAGAAGGATTCAACAATGAAGCTGTTGATGAACTATTGAATTTATCTGAAAAAGGACTAAAAAGTACAGTTTTAATGGCTCTTGGTTATAAAGATGAAGAAAAAGACTGGTGGGGCAAGCTCGACAGAGTTAGAAGGTCTAAGGAAGAACTATTTGTGGAGATCAACTAA
- a CDS encoding winged helix-turn-helix transcriptional regulator: protein MKKERMELGPECKNHIRGVKDTVYLLEGKWKTIIISHLYFGGKMRFMDLKRQLEGIAAKTLSKELKELEMNNLVSRTQNNTMPVTVDYELTDFGKSLHNIIDTMAKWGIEYREQLLKN from the coding sequence ATGAAAAAGGAGAGAATGGAACTGGGACCGGAATGTAAAAATCATATCCGTGGCGTAAAGGACACGGTCTATTTACTCGAAGGGAAATGGAAAACGATTATCATCAGTCACCTTTATTTTGGAGGTAAGATGCGTTTTATGGATTTAAAAAGGCAGCTTGAAGGGATTGCGGCAAAAACCCTTTCAAAGGAACTTAAGGAGCTGGAGATGAATAACCTGGTGAGCAGGACCCAAAATAATACAATGCCGGTAACGGTAGATTATGAACTTACAGACTTCGGAAAAAGTCTGCACAACATTATTGATACCATGGCTAAATGGGGAATAGAATACAGGGAACAACTGCTTAAAAATTAA
- a CDS encoding suppressor of fused domain protein has protein sequence MDNELIERIQNKKHYYENVEALEKHLDQHFKSEEMTVFHEMLSLDFHLDVYFIQPKDQDFNLLITSGMSLLEMKVPDTIEDKEDYAFAELLILLPKELEFEKTFPSEGKNDWIIGMVKDMARFPHHQDTFLTEGHSLQAWSDISDPYDENTQFTSCILLPSATFDDDFMQVISDNRIITLHTLFPLYPNELEYKIENGYGKFFDLLIEGNIPDIFNNTRKNLLG, from the coding sequence ATGGACAACGAACTAATCGAAAGAATACAAAACAAAAAACATTATTACGAAAATGTTGAGGCTTTGGAGAAACACCTGGATCAACATTTCAAAAGTGAGGAAATGACCGTTTTTCATGAGATGCTGTCACTCGATTTCCATCTTGATGTTTATTTTATACAACCTAAAGATCAAGACTTCAACCTTCTGATAACCTCCGGTATGAGTTTGCTGGAAATGAAGGTCCCCGATACCATCGAAGATAAAGAGGACTATGCCTTTGCTGAACTTTTGATTTTGCTTCCTAAAGAACTGGAATTTGAAAAAACATTTCCAAGTGAAGGAAAAAACGACTGGATCATAGGCATGGTAAAAGATATGGCAAGATTTCCACATCATCAGGATACATTTTTGACTGAAGGTCATTCTCTGCAGGCATGGAGTGATATTTCGGATCCTTATGATGAAAATACACAGTTTACAAGCTGTATTTTATTGCCTTCTGCTACTTTTGATGATGATTTTATGCAAGTTATCAGCGATAACAGAATCATTACCCTACACACCTTGTTCCCACTCTATCCAAATGAGCTGGAATATAAAATAGAAAATGGGTATGGGAAGTTTTTCGATTTATTGATAGAGGGTAATATTCCTGATATTTTCAATAATACCCGTAAAAATTTATTAGGATAA
- a CDS encoding DUF7017 domain-containing protein, with protein sequence MDSKTVFELRKEAQSLSGIEKLNKLNNALNISRNLYLEDSSDEWIQKAFAWVLIDLCKYYIAERNLNQAGVCYNELITIDFKGYDDDIIENQKNFLRPKIDTNYSEVQRAEELSKDGNNKEALAIFKNLIAQNRLTEIHHESYGWVIYRYIKAEESNLSSIDVRTFLRDYMNLKNERPSMLHSMILNFALNYSKTHSDFKFYNFFLLWNPDNLRHEDLHDGYKDGKSIPSLISRICREFVNSNAEINIEEFLSKIDLSKETVLDFFRETIFWNIFNAHKENKFSDLWNLFEQYNNNYSKHGQSKWHSEILNLAERFMKENDEWRFLNFFKNWNPENLRTDDWKETKKDEHTYKPLATKALKKTFEILKTQTSEQNFSWLIKPYETAIKLFPDDEWLLREKALLHFKNNELELAIKIYTQLVLELSNKHYVWQEFSDCIISDNSLKIGMLSKALSLEKNEDFLGDIHLDLAKALIDENLLENALIELEAYKKHREIKGWKLSSLFDELHEKASSIKQSLKDNRELYKNYIPFAENFAYADLDWTELVLVDKWKDDKGKDRLTFTDGKTIDFAISKNRFETLKQSELGQILKFKLHKQEIKKEVEAKFAWSGKTIVTDHKYIPLIAEKSEKKHWEILEDTFAFVDYINKEKNIIHAITTGHKEVFFPQIKPELQIGDFVTAKSYIKKVKDENRTELRQIQKIDKGSVISKFQTQIAIIDGINEQKQLFHFVLNSKLQGIIRYSETRLRPNEGDFIKLSFATKTDKDKKLRVKVLNIEPTEETNTNLRKDITGLLEVKYKDYNYDENMPDFAFIGDYYVPKYLLERHNIITDCRVNARAIYGEDKMKLPKWKIIKLQKI encoded by the coding sequence ATGGATTCTAAAACAGTTTTTGAATTACGAAAAGAAGCACAGAGTTTATCAGGGATTGAAAAACTGAATAAATTAAACAATGCTCTAAATATCTCACGAAATCTTTACTTAGAGGACAGTTCAGACGAATGGATTCAAAAAGCATTTGCTTGGGTTCTAATAGATTTGTGTAAATATTACATAGCAGAAAGAAACTTGAATCAAGCAGGAGTTTGTTATAACGAATTAATTACAATAGACTTTAAAGGTTATGATGATGATATAATTGAAAATCAAAAAAACTTTCTTCGCCCAAAGATTGACACAAATTATTCGGAGGTTCAAAGAGCGGAAGAATTAAGCAAAGACGGAAATAATAAAGAAGCATTAGCGATTTTTAAAAACCTAATTGCTCAAAACAGACTAACAGAAATACATCACGAAAGCTACGGTTGGGTAATCTACCGATACATAAAAGCAGAAGAAAGTAATCTTTCATCGATTGATGTAAGAACGTTTTTAAGAGATTATATGAACTTAAAGAATGAAAGACCGTCAATGCTTCATTCTATGATTTTAAATTTCGCATTAAACTATTCTAAAACACACAGCGACTTTAAGTTTTACAACTTTTTTCTTTTGTGGAATCCTGACAATCTTCGCCACGAAGATTTACACGATGGATATAAAGACGGAAAAAGTATTCCCTCACTTATTTCACGCATTTGCAGAGAGTTTGTAAATTCAAACGCAGAAATAAACATTGAAGAATTTTTAAGCAAAATTGACCTTAGCAAAGAAACCGTTTTAGACTTTTTCAGAGAAACCATTTTTTGGAATATTTTCAATGCTCACAAGGAAAATAAATTTTCTGACTTGTGGAATTTGTTTGAGCAATACAATAACAATTATTCCAAACACGGACAATCAAAATGGCATTCCGAAATTTTAAATCTTGCTGAAAGGTTTATGAAAGAAAATGATGAATGGCGTTTTCTCAACTTTTTCAAAAATTGGAATCCAGAAAATTTAAGAACTGACGATTGGAAAGAAACAAAAAAAGACGAACACACATACAAACCATTAGCAACAAAAGCACTTAAAAAGACTTTTGAAATTCTGAAAACTCAAACATCTGAACAAAATTTTTCTTGGCTAATCAAACCGTATGAAACCGCAATCAAATTGTTTCCCGATGATGAGTGGTTGTTGAGAGAAAAAGCATTACTTCATTTCAAGAACAACGAATTAGAATTAGCAATCAAAATATACACGCAACTTGTTTTGGAACTTTCCAATAAACATTATGTTTGGCAAGAGTTTTCAGATTGTATAATTTCCGATAATTCCTTGAAAATCGGAATGCTGTCAAAAGCATTGAGTTTAGAAAAAAACGAAGATTTTTTAGGCGATATTCATTTAGATTTAGCAAAAGCGTTAATTGACGAAAATCTTTTAGAAAATGCACTTATAGAACTTGAAGCATACAAAAAACATAGAGAAATAAAAGGTTGGAAATTGTCATCACTTTTTGACGAATTACACGAAAAAGCAAGTTCAATTAAACAAAGTTTAAAAGACAATCGGGAACTATACAAAAATTATATTCCTTTTGCCGAAAACTTCGCTTATGCTGATTTAGATTGGACAGAACTTGTTTTGGTTGATAAATGGAAAGACGACAAAGGAAAAGACCGTTTAACTTTTACAGATGGAAAAACGATAGATTTTGCAATTAGTAAAAATCGTTTTGAAACCTTGAAACAATCTGAATTAGGACAAATTTTAAAGTTCAAACTTCACAAGCAAGAAATTAAAAAGGAAGTTGAAGCAAAATTTGCTTGGTCTGGAAAAACAATCGTTACAGACCACAAGTATATTCCACTTATTGCAGAAAAATCAGAAAAGAAACATTGGGAAATTTTAGAAGACACTTTTGCATTTGTTGATTATATCAATAAAGAAAAAAACATTATTCACGCAATTACAACGGGACACAAAGAAGTATTTTTTCCTCAAATTAAACCTGAACTACAAATAGGAGATTTTGTAACAGCCAAAAGTTACATCAAAAAAGTAAAAGACGAAAACAGAACAGAACTGCGACAAATTCAGAAAATTGACAAAGGTTCTGTCATTTCAAAATTCCAAACTCAAATTGCTATAATTGACGGAATAAATGAACAAAAACAATTATTCCATTTCGTTCTCAATTCAAAATTGCAAGGAATTATTAGATATTCAGAAACAAGACTTAGACCAAATGAAGGAGATTTTATCAAACTTTCATTTGCTACAAAAACAGACAAAGACAAAAAGCTAAGAGTAAAAGTTCTGAATATTGAACCAACAGAAGAAACAAATACCAATTTACGAAAAGACATCACAGGATTATTGGAAGTAAAGTACAAAGATTACAATTATGACGAAAATATGCCCGATTTTGCATTTATTGGAGATTATTATGTGCCAAAATATCTTTTAGAAAGACACAATATCATTACTGATTGTAGAGTAAATGCAAGAGCTATTTATGGAGAGGATAAAATGAAACTTCCAAAATGGAAAATAATAAAATTGCAAAAAATCTAA